From a region of the Tenggerimyces flavus genome:
- a CDS encoding class E sortase, with product MKCYFRLTSDFEEWLWTSALKRDISFALRVAAEVCLTLGVLVALFVGYELLWTSHVTGEAQREAASSLQRAWIPPPPSTPSTPSSKGVPADPAPKLGEPFAMLRIPRLGDAWQWAVYEGVRRDDLRKGPGHYPDTARPGQVGNVVIAGHRTTNGEPFAHLDRLRNGDQLVLETASRRVVYRVDAAEIVPPTRISVLLPVPNKPGAKPTQAHLTLVTCHPRWGSTSRLITYTTLVSSTPRRLPGKV from the coding sequence GTGAAGTGTTACTTTCGGCTAACGAGTGACTTCGAAGAGTGGTTATGGACATCGGCCTTGAAAAGGGACATATCTTTCGCACTGAGGGTCGCCGCCGAGGTGTGCCTGACGCTCGGCGTGCTGGTGGCGCTGTTCGTCGGGTACGAGCTGCTGTGGACGAGCCACGTCACCGGCGAGGCGCAGCGCGAGGCCGCGTCGTCGTTGCAGCGGGCCTGGATACCGCCACCACCGTCGACTCCGTCGACTCCGTCGAGCAAGGGCGTCCCGGCTGACCCCGCGCCCAAGCTGGGCGAACCGTTCGCGATGCTTCGGATCCCGCGCCTGGGCGACGCGTGGCAGTGGGCGGTGTACGAGGGCGTTCGAAGGGACGACCTGCGCAAGGGGCCCGGCCACTACCCCGACACGGCGCGGCCCGGCCAGGTCGGGAACGTGGTGATCGCCGGGCACCGGACGACGAACGGAGAGCCGTTCGCGCACCTCGACCGGCTGCGGAACGGCGACCAACTCGTCCTCGAGACGGCATCGAGGCGGGTGGTCTACCGCGTGGACGCGGCCGAGATCGTCCCGCCCACGCGGATCAGCGTGCTGCTGCCCGTACCGAACAAGCCAGGCGCAAAGCCGACGCAGGCGCACCTGACGCTGGTGACCTGCCACCCGCGCTGGGGCTCGACCTCGCGGCTGATCACGTACACCACGCTGGTGAGCTCGACCCCGCGCCGGCTGCCCGGGAAGGTGTGA
- a CDS encoding amidohydrolase family protein encodes MAVINRRAFLSWLSTSGLALTGVAALTEPASADRGGEDVLVLAGGTLIDGTGGKPRHNATIVLVGDRIVAIGRPRHALPEGVKVVDLRGKYVLPGLWDSHAHTDNLPKIHLPLWIANGVTSVREMWGLAHLPAMRERIEAGEILGPRMVIASKMMDGPYAGSSVPSNAAVVRTPEEARAAVRAAKNSGADFVKIWSLLEPELFEAIATEAHRRGLPLSGHLPDRVPVLDGIRAGMTTMEHLHGIPLDVSSRRDEFRALINSTPVDPANPAAYYFFVRQLEMEAIKSYALRRAERLFSALRRSRTVLTPTMTVQRFFTFPPSFHRADPRVKYMPPWLVESWNANMGPEWTPAQIEAGQAYYRAVLELVGSINEAEVVQLAGSDSLVPYQFAGFSLQDELGWLVDGGLTPMQAILAATRNPARMVGLGHLSGTVQPGKWADLLVVDADPLVNIRNTQRIHAVVTRGRLITRAERERMLAAVAAEAQVTPPPAAPAANCCGTTGIYVRH; translated from the coding sequence ATGGCAGTGATCAACAGGCGGGCGTTCTTGTCGTGGCTGTCGACGAGTGGGCTCGCGCTTACGGGCGTCGCGGCGCTGACTGAGCCGGCTTCGGCCGATCGGGGCGGCGAGGACGTGCTCGTGCTCGCCGGCGGGACGCTGATCGACGGTACGGGTGGGAAGCCGCGGCACAACGCGACGATCGTGCTGGTCGGCGACCGGATCGTGGCGATCGGCCGTCCCCGGCACGCGCTGCCCGAGGGCGTGAAGGTCGTGGATCTGCGCGGCAAGTACGTCCTCCCCGGCCTGTGGGACTCCCACGCGCACACCGACAACCTGCCGAAGATCCACCTGCCGCTGTGGATCGCGAACGGCGTCACCTCGGTCCGCGAGATGTGGGGCCTGGCGCACCTGCCCGCGATGCGGGAGCGGATCGAGGCCGGCGAGATCCTCGGGCCGCGGATGGTGATCGCCAGCAAGATGATGGACGGCCCGTACGCGGGGTCCAGCGTCCCGTCGAACGCGGCCGTCGTCCGTACGCCCGAGGAGGCGCGCGCCGCGGTCCGTGCGGCCAAGAACAGCGGCGCCGACTTCGTCAAGATCTGGTCGCTGCTGGAGCCGGAGCTGTTCGAGGCGATCGCGACCGAGGCACACCGGCGCGGGCTGCCGCTCTCCGGGCACCTGCCCGACCGCGTGCCGGTGCTCGACGGCATCCGGGCCGGCATGACGACGATGGAGCACCTGCACGGCATCCCGCTCGACGTGTCGTCCCGGCGGGACGAGTTCCGCGCGCTGATCAACAGCACGCCGGTCGATCCGGCGAACCCGGCGGCGTACTACTTCTTCGTGCGCCAGTTGGAGATGGAGGCGATCAAGTCGTACGCCCTGCGCCGCGCGGAACGGCTGTTCTCCGCGCTCCGGCGCTCGCGTACGGTGCTCACGCCGACGATGACCGTGCAGCGCTTCTTCACGTTCCCGCCGTCGTTCCACCGGGCGGACCCGCGGGTGAAGTACATGCCGCCGTGGTTGGTCGAGTCGTGGAACGCGAACATGGGCCCGGAGTGGACGCCCGCGCAGATCGAGGCGGGGCAGGCGTACTACCGCGCGGTCCTGGAGCTGGTCGGGTCGATCAACGAGGCCGAGGTGGTCCAGCTGGCCGGCTCGGACTCGCTGGTGCCGTACCAATTCGCCGGCTTCAGCCTGCAGGACGAGCTCGGCTGGCTGGTGGACGGCGGCCTCACGCCGATGCAGGCCATCCTCGCCGCGACCCGCAACCCCGCCCGCATGGTTGGCCTCGGGCACCTGAGCGGGACCGTTCAGCCCGGCAAGTGGGCGGACCTGCTGGTGGTCGACGCGGACCCGCTGGTGAACATCCGCAACACCCAGCGCATCCACGCCGTCGTGACCCGCGGCCGGTTGATCACGCGGGCCGAACGCGAACGCATGCTCGCCGCCGTCGCGGCCGAGGCCCAGGTCACCCCACCACCGGCAGCCCCGGCCGCCAACTGCTGCGGAACCACCGGCATCTACGTCCGCCACTAG
- a CDS encoding ABC transporter permease has product MAEVSFASPRQLMWWRFRKHRLAVVCMVVVGLAYVGAATCEFWAPTTQSAYHSTYAYAPPQQVRVGFEGGPRLYVDGYRSSADPKTMERRFTVDESKPIALRFFAKGASYKLFGLIPFDRHFLGPVRAGEPFYPLGGDAQGRDLASRLLYGARISLSVGLFGVVVALVLGVCLGGVSGYFGGAPDTVIQRGIEFIMSIPTLPLWLGLAAAVPPGWGPVQTYLAITLILSLIGWTGLARVIRGKFLELRTEDYVLAAELDGAGRGRIIVRHLLPGMTSYIITTLTLAVPSVILAETALSFLGLGLVPPAVSWGVLLQDAQNIRVLASAPWLLLPGAAVIVTVMALNFVGDGLRDAADPYGS; this is encoded by the coding sequence GTGGCCGAGGTCTCGTTCGCGTCGCCACGCCAGCTGATGTGGTGGCGGTTTCGCAAGCACCGGTTGGCGGTCGTGTGCATGGTGGTGGTCGGACTGGCGTACGTCGGCGCGGCGACGTGTGAGTTCTGGGCACCGACGACGCAGAGCGCGTACCACTCGACCTACGCGTACGCGCCGCCGCAGCAGGTGCGCGTCGGCTTCGAGGGTGGGCCGCGGCTGTACGTCGACGGGTATCGGTCGTCCGCGGATCCGAAGACGATGGAACGGCGGTTCACCGTCGACGAGTCGAAGCCGATCGCGCTGCGGTTCTTCGCCAAGGGTGCTTCGTACAAGCTGTTCGGGCTGATCCCGTTCGACCGGCACTTCCTCGGTCCGGTGCGGGCGGGGGAGCCGTTCTATCCGCTGGGTGGCGACGCGCAGGGGCGGGACCTGGCGAGCCGGCTGCTGTATGGGGCGCGAATATCCTTGTCCGTAGGGCTTTTCGGCGTCGTCGTGGCGTTGGTACTAGGGGTGTGTCTGGGCGGGGTGTCGGGATACTTCGGTGGCGCGCCGGACACGGTGATCCAGCGGGGGATCGAGTTCATCATGTCGATCCCGACGTTGCCGCTGTGGCTGGGGCTGGCCGCCGCGGTGCCGCCGGGGTGGGGGCCGGTGCAGACGTACTTGGCGATCACGCTGATCCTGTCGCTGATCGGATGGACCGGTTTGGCGCGGGTGATCCGGGGGAAGTTCCTCGAGCTGCGTACGGAGGACTACGTACTGGCGGCGGAGCTCGACGGGGCCGGCCGGGGGCGGATCATCGTGCGGCATCTGCTGCCGGGCATGACGAGCTACATCATCACGACGCTCACGTTGGCGGTGCCGTCGGTGATCCTGGCCGAGACGGCGCTGTCGTTCCTCGGCCTCGGCCTGGTCCCACCCGCGGTGTCCTGGGGCGTGCTGCTGCAGGACGCGCAGAACATCCGCGTACTGGCCAGCGCCCCGTGGCTACTCCTCCCCGGAGCCGCCGTCATCGTCACCGTGATGGCCCTCAACTTCGTCGGCGACGGCCTCCGCGACGCCGCCGACCCCTACGGCAGCTAG
- a CDS encoding ABC transporter permease translates to MGYFVLRRLTYMVLTVFGISIVAFLIIQLPPGDYLTTLAANLEKSGQGADPAYLASLRVRYGLDQSVLTQYWKWISNIVLHGDFGQSFKYGRPVSALLAERLPWTIVLGVSTLLLGWLVALPAGIYSAIKKYSVGDYVLTSFAFLGIAVPGFMVALAVSYLMFRFAGVSVGGLFSPEWVDARWNLGKVLDLLAHLWLPVLVLSLEGVGGTIRVLRANLLDELHKPYVVTARARGLTERQVLLRYPVRVALNPFISTAGWILPGLFGGEVIVAQVLGLPSTGPLLLGALQAQDMYLAGSIILIVSVLTVFGTLVSDILLAVVDPRIRSGLM, encoded by the coding sequence ATGGGCTACTTCGTTCTGCGGCGGCTCACGTACATGGTCCTGACCGTGTTCGGGATCTCCATCGTGGCGTTCCTGATCATCCAGCTGCCGCCGGGCGACTACCTGACCACGCTGGCCGCGAACCTGGAGAAGTCCGGCCAGGGTGCGGATCCTGCGTACCTCGCGTCGTTGCGGGTGCGGTACGGGCTCGACCAGTCCGTTCTCACGCAGTACTGGAAGTGGATCAGCAACATCGTGCTGCACGGCGACTTCGGGCAGTCGTTCAAGTACGGCCGGCCGGTGTCGGCGCTGCTCGCCGAGCGACTGCCGTGGACGATCGTGCTCGGTGTCTCGACGCTCTTGCTGGGTTGGCTTGTCGCATTGCCGGCGGGCATCTACTCGGCGATCAAGAAGTACTCCGTCGGCGACTATGTGCTGACCAGCTTCGCGTTTCTCGGCATCGCGGTGCCGGGGTTCATGGTGGCGCTCGCGGTGTCGTACCTGATGTTCCGCTTCGCCGGGGTGTCCGTCGGCGGATTGTTCTCGCCGGAGTGGGTGGACGCGCGCTGGAACCTCGGCAAGGTGCTGGATCTGCTTGCCCACTTGTGGCTACCGGTCCTCGTGCTCTCGCTGGAAGGCGTCGGCGGAACGATCCGGGTACTGCGGGCGAACCTGCTCGACGAGCTGCACAAGCCGTACGTCGTCACGGCACGAGCGCGTGGGCTGACCGAACGTCAAGTGCTGCTGCGTTATCCGGTCCGGGTGGCGCTCAACCCGTTCATCTCGACGGCCGGCTGGATCCTGCCGGGGCTGTTCGGTGGCGAGGTGATCGTGGCGCAGGTGCTCGGGCTGCCGAGTACGGGACCGTTGCTGCTCGGCGCGCTGCAGGCGCAGGACATGTACCTGGCGGGCTCGATCATCCTCATCGTCTCGGTGCTGACCGTGTTCGGGACGCTGGTGTCGGACATCCTGCTCGCGGTCGTCGACCCGCGCATCCGATCGGGGCTGATGTAG
- a CDS encoding ABC transporter substrate-binding protein, with the protein MAIDISRRSLLLTAALVGGSSALAGCSFLSTDPEGPDEGKGNGNTGADAGAKESPMLAALVQQGKLPKLSERLPNKPLVVQPMTKPGSFGGTFRKGQIDAADGYPMRNLGRSCLAEWNLESTAPQAGLAESWDIEDGGRTYVFHLREGVKWSDGTPFTTDDLMFVHDHVLLNKTLTPQPWGWLSQQGKAVDFEKIDDHTIAFKFAAPHGLLLKFFCFPDAALGLMQPKHYLSKFHPDFTDLASLTKQAKAEAYNGWNDLFAAKNDFWLNPDRPVLGAWKIAKPAKAGGQAVAERNPYYWKVDPDGRQLPYVDRITWFFAEPETIVLRAANGDLDIGTAALTFRDMPVLLRNADKNGYRVLSWKDDAALPAISLNQNHPDTILRDLFGKADFRAALSHAINRQELNETLYVGQGIIQHPCGQAEDIYFVKGMGQRFIEYDVAKANSLLDGLGLTERDKDGFRLRLDGKKLRLELMIQQQDLVELYQLVVDYWAKVGINAFAHLIAGELWWQRVPEAKYDIACSTTETYIWDIDPGSVVPTALSAFWAPMNGVWYQSNGEQGTEPTGDIRKLQELYDQLKQEVDEAKRLELGRAILDLHDKNVWVIGTVMTPTHPMVANADLYNIREHAMESYHVGGDMATLLEQVSYEDPSKH; encoded by the coding sequence TTGGCAATCGATATCTCACGCCGATCGCTGCTTCTGACAGCAGCACTTGTCGGCGGCAGCTCCGCCCTGGCTGGCTGCTCGTTCCTCTCCACCGATCCCGAAGGGCCGGACGAGGGAAAGGGCAACGGCAACACCGGCGCGGACGCCGGCGCCAAGGAGTCGCCGATGCTCGCGGCCCTTGTGCAGCAGGGAAAACTCCCCAAGCTCTCCGAACGGCTGCCGAACAAGCCCCTCGTGGTGCAGCCCATGACCAAGCCCGGATCGTTCGGTGGAACGTTCCGCAAGGGCCAGATCGACGCCGCGGACGGCTACCCGATGCGCAACCTCGGCAGGTCGTGCCTGGCCGAGTGGAACCTCGAGTCCACCGCCCCGCAAGCCGGGCTGGCGGAGTCGTGGGACATCGAGGACGGCGGCCGTACGTACGTCTTCCACCTCCGCGAAGGCGTCAAGTGGTCCGACGGCACACCGTTCACGACCGACGACCTGATGTTCGTGCACGACCACGTGCTGCTGAACAAGACCCTGACTCCGCAGCCGTGGGGATGGCTTTCCCAGCAGGGCAAAGCGGTCGACTTCGAGAAGATCGACGACCACACGATCGCGTTCAAGTTCGCCGCCCCGCACGGCCTGCTGCTGAAGTTCTTCTGCTTCCCTGACGCGGCGCTCGGTCTGATGCAGCCCAAGCACTACCTGAGCAAGTTCCATCCCGACTTCACCGACCTGGCGTCGCTCACCAAGCAGGCGAAGGCGGAGGCGTACAACGGCTGGAACGACCTGTTCGCCGCCAAGAACGACTTCTGGCTGAACCCCGACCGCCCCGTGCTGGGGGCGTGGAAGATCGCCAAGCCCGCCAAAGCCGGCGGCCAGGCCGTCGCCGAACGCAACCCGTACTACTGGAAGGTCGATCCGGACGGGCGGCAGCTGCCGTACGTCGACAGGATCACCTGGTTCTTCGCCGAGCCGGAGACGATCGTGCTTCGGGCGGCGAACGGCGATCTCGACATCGGCACGGCCGCGTTGACGTTCCGGGACATGCCCGTGCTGCTGCGCAATGCCGACAAGAACGGCTACCGCGTCCTGTCCTGGAAGGACGACGCCGCGCTGCCGGCGATCAGCCTCAACCAGAACCATCCCGACACGATCCTGCGCGACCTGTTCGGCAAGGCCGACTTCCGCGCCGCGCTCTCCCATGCGATCAACCGGCAGGAGCTGAACGAGACGCTGTACGTCGGCCAGGGCATCATCCAGCACCCGTGCGGCCAGGCCGAGGACATCTATTTCGTCAAGGGCATGGGCCAACGCTTCATCGAGTACGACGTCGCCAAGGCGAACAGCCTGCTCGACGGCCTCGGCCTGACCGAGCGCGACAAGGACGGCTTCCGGCTCCGCCTCGACGGGAAGAAGCTGCGACTGGAGCTGATGATCCAGCAGCAGGACCTCGTCGAGCTCTACCAGCTCGTCGTCGACTACTGGGCGAAGGTCGGGATCAACGCGTTCGCGCACCTGATCGCCGGCGAGCTGTGGTGGCAGCGCGTACCCGAGGCGAAGTACGACATCGCCTGCAGCACAACCGAAACCTACATCTGGGACATCGACCCGGGGTCGGTCGTCCCTACCGCGCTCAGCGCGTTCTGGGCACCGATGAACGGCGTGTGGTACCAGTCGAACGGTGAGCAGGGCACCGAGCCGACCGGCGACATCCGCAAGCTGCAGGAGCTGTACGACCAGCTGAAGCAGGAGGTCGACGAGGCCAAGCGGCTCGAGCTCGGACGGGCGATCCTCGACCTGCACGACAAGAACGTCTGGGTGATCGGGACCGTGATGACGCCGACGCACCCGATGGTGGCGAACGCCGATCTGTACAACATCCGCGAGCACGCGATGGAGAGCTATCACGTCGGCGGCGACATGGCGACGCTGCTGGAGCAGGTCTCGTACGAGGACCCGTCGAAGCACTGA
- a CDS encoding beta-N-acetylhexosaminidase produces MIPLPQRFSLSDGRFAFAPAMRLTGPPDLTALVRQELGDLGVGWCETSTGEIPALAVGLDPALAREGYVVRISADAVQLSGGSAAGVFYGLQTLRQLLPASALRRAQGFHDWSLPGGEIADEPSLSWRGLMMDAARHFMPKDFLFKLIDLLALHKLNVLQLHLTDDEGWRFDCARYPLLTSVGGWRPETRMHAQPTGDGTPHGGFYTQDDLAEIVAYAARRFVTVVPEIELPAHAAAAIRAYPALGTAEPSTVLNVEDSTLSFVFDVLDEVLAVFPSEFVHVGGDEVPPGPWERDPGALARMRALGLTDAALLRDWFMGEVGRWLSARGRRMVTWGGLDPRFAPPNAAVMSWQSIEAGVEAVRSGRDAVMAPASPTYFDAYQSESDDEPMVMGGLTTVESLVEYAPVPPSLSAAEAERILGTQSEIWTEYLPTPARVEYMVFPRLCAFAEAAWRTTQSRSYADFLPRLRAHLPRLDALGVNYRPLDGPHPWQRGGTGRFRRPR; encoded by the coding sequence ATGATCCCGTTGCCTCAGCGTTTCTCCTTGTCCGATGGGCGGTTCGCGTTCGCCCCCGCGATGCGACTCACAGGTCCGCCCGACCTCACCGCGCTGGTCCGGCAGGAGCTCGGCGACCTCGGCGTCGGCTGGTGCGAGACGTCGACGGGCGAGATCCCCGCCCTGGCTGTCGGTCTCGATCCCGCGCTCGCCCGCGAGGGGTACGTCGTGCGGATCTCAGCCGACGCCGTCCAGCTCTCCGGCGGATCCGCGGCCGGCGTGTTCTACGGACTGCAGACGCTGCGGCAGCTGTTGCCGGCGTCGGCCTTGCGGCGCGCGCAGGGCTTCCACGACTGGTCGTTGCCGGGTGGCGAGATCGCGGACGAGCCGTCGTTGTCGTGGCGCGGCCTGATGATGGACGCCGCGCGACACTTCATGCCGAAGGACTTCCTGTTCAAGCTGATCGACCTGCTGGCGTTGCACAAGCTGAACGTGCTGCAGCTGCACCTGACCGACGACGAGGGCTGGCGGTTCGACTGCGCGCGGTACCCGCTGCTGACCTCGGTCGGCGGCTGGCGGCCCGAGACGCGGATGCATGCTCAGCCGACCGGCGACGGCACGCCGCACGGCGGCTTCTACACCCAGGACGACCTGGCCGAGATCGTCGCGTACGCGGCGCGCCGGTTCGTCACCGTCGTGCCGGAGATCGAGCTGCCGGCGCACGCGGCCGCGGCGATCAGGGCGTACCCGGCGCTGGGGACCGCGGAGCCGTCGACCGTCCTGAACGTCGAGGACTCCACGCTCTCGTTCGTCTTCGACGTGCTGGACGAGGTGCTCGCGGTGTTTCCGAGCGAGTTCGTGCACGTGGGCGGCGACGAGGTCCCGCCGGGACCGTGGGAGCGGGATCCGGGTGCGCTCGCGCGGATGCGGGCGCTGGGGCTGACGGACGCGGCACTGTTGCGGGACTGGTTCATGGGTGAGGTCGGCCGCTGGTTGTCCGCACGAGGGCGGCGGATGGTCACCTGGGGTGGACTCGATCCCCGCTTCGCGCCACCGAACGCGGCGGTGATGTCATGGCAGAGCATCGAGGCCGGCGTCGAGGCCGTACGGTCCGGGCGGGACGCGGTGATGGCACCCGCGTCGCCGACCTACTTCGACGCCTACCAGTCCGAGAGCGACGACGAACCGATGGTGATGGGCGGACTCACGACCGTGGAGTCGCTCGTCGAGTACGCGCCCGTTCCGCCGTCCTTGTCCGCGGCGGAGGCGGAGCGGATCCTGGGGACGCAGAGCGAGATCTGGACCGAGTACCTGCCGACGCCAGCGCGGGTGGAGTACATGGTGTTCCCGCGCCTGTGCGCGTTCGCCGAGGCCGCGTGGCGGACGACGCAGAGCCGTTCGTACGCCGACTTCCTCCCTCGGCTGCGCGCGCACCTGCCCCGGCTGGACGCGCTCGGCGTCAACTACCGGCCGCTGGACGGCCCGCACCCGTGGCAACGCGGTGGGACGGGCCGCTTCCGCCGACCTCGCTAG
- a CDS encoding YbaB/EbfC family nucleoid-associated protein has translation MSASDSFDLRDLLQSPEEIIAQQREQLARAEELQAKINEVTGTAKSDDERIQVSFSESAGVTSLTLDPRVLRMPSEDLAAEIVRLVNAARQDTHAQIQVVLDVTLGEDGRPDMEELNEQVTAMKQQMNEFMQDTVRMDGELDVYIERMRKLAEDASPPPPSS, from the coding sequence ATGTCGGCGTCGGACAGCTTTGATCTGAGGGACCTGCTGCAGTCTCCGGAGGAGATCATCGCCCAGCAGCGGGAGCAGCTCGCCCGCGCGGAGGAGCTGCAGGCCAAGATCAACGAGGTGACCGGCACCGCCAAGAGCGACGACGAGCGCATCCAGGTGTCGTTCTCCGAGTCGGCTGGCGTCACCTCCCTGACCCTGGACCCGCGCGTCCTTCGGATGCCGTCGGAGGACCTGGCCGCCGAGATCGTGCGGCTGGTGAACGCGGCTCGGCAGGACACGCACGCGCAGATCCAGGTCGTGCTGGACGTCACGCTCGGCGAGGACGGCCGTCCGGACATGGAAGAGCTCAACGAGCAGGTCACGGCGATGAAGCAGCAGATGAACGAGTTCATGCAGGACACGGTCCGGATGGACGGCGAGCTGGACGTGTACATCGAGAGGATGCGCAAGCTCGCCGAGGACGCCAGCCCGCCGCCGCCCTCGTCCTAG
- a CDS encoding MBL fold metallo-hydrolase, with the protein MRVGEIALDPVADGSFVARPAYFGAHVPPDAHPELFSRHGAAWLPIGCFLVRTGSRVVLVDAGLGPSLEDVAEGMLLVGGQLLTGLHALGVGPSDVTDVVCSHLHSDHVGWLFDLSSVPVFPRATIWFGLGDFEHFVSGAGFMQPHIRSGFSDSSRLRLVDEDVTVAPGVTVLRTPGHTPGHLCVVVSSGPSRALLLGDAITCPIQLDEPTWHSLGDVDPALANRTRELMWRELEQEGTVGTGAHFPDLRFGRLLEGKASRRWHI; encoded by the coding sequence GTGAGGGTCGGAGAGATCGCACTGGATCCGGTGGCGGACGGCTCGTTCGTCGCCCGGCCGGCGTACTTCGGTGCGCACGTTCCGCCCGACGCGCATCCGGAGCTGTTCTCCCGCCACGGTGCGGCCTGGCTGCCGATCGGGTGCTTCCTCGTCCGTACGGGCTCGCGGGTCGTGCTGGTCGACGCCGGGCTAGGGCCGTCGCTGGAGGACGTCGCCGAGGGCATGCTGCTGGTCGGCGGGCAGCTCCTCACGGGGCTGCACGCGCTGGGAGTCGGTCCGTCTGATGTGACGGATGTCGTGTGCAGTCACCTGCACAGCGACCACGTGGGGTGGCTGTTCGACCTGTCGTCGGTGCCGGTCTTCCCGCGGGCAACGATCTGGTTCGGGCTCGGGGACTTCGAGCATTTCGTCAGCGGGGCGGGGTTCATGCAGCCGCACATTCGGTCGGGGTTCTCCGACAGCTCCCGGCTCCGGTTGGTGGACGAGGACGTGACGGTGGCGCCCGGTGTCACCGTGCTCCGTACGCCCGGCCACACGCCCGGGCACCTGTGCGTCGTGGTCTCGTCCGGCCCCTCCCGCGCCCTGTTGCTGGGTGACGCGATCACCTGCCCGATCCAGCTCGACGAGCCGACCTGGCACTCCCTGGGAGACGTCGACCCCGCCCTCGCGAACCGCACCCGCGAGCTGATGTGGCGCGAGCTCGAGCAGGAAGGAACGGTAGGAACCGGCGCACACTTTCCCGACCTCCGCTTCGGCCGTCTCCTCGAGGGCAAGGCCAGCCGCCGCTGGCATATCTGA